One Cumulibacter manganitolerans genomic window, CAGTAGCCGTCGGGCATGGTGCCGCCGATGTCGACGACCACCATGTCACCGGCCTCGACCGCCCGGTCCCCCGGCTCGTGGTGCGGGTTCGCGCCGTGCGGTCCGGAGGCGACGATCACGAAGTCGACCTGCGCGTGCCCTGCGTCGCGGATCGCGGCGTGCAGGTCGGCGGCGACCGCGGTCTCGGTGCGCCCCGGGCGCAGCCAGCGCTCGATGCCGGCGTGCACCGAGTCGATCGCCCGGGCGGCCGCGCGCAGCGACGCGACTTCCTCGGCGGACTTGACCGCGCGGAGGGCGCTCATCAGCGCACCGCCGCCGGTCACGCGCAGCCCGGCCCGCTGCAGCCCGAAGACGTGCTGCGCCCACATGCGCTCGCTCACGGCGACCCTGCCCCCGGGGACGAGCCCGGCGATCAGCGGATACGGATCCTCGGTCTCGGCCCACGCCAGCACATCGAGGCCGAGGTCCGCGACCGGCGACGCGAGGGCGAGCGAGCGTTCCAGCACGGGCGTGAGGAGCACCGGGTCGCCGTCCGCCGGCACGATGAGCGCGGTCAGCCGTTCATTGAGGTGCACGTCGTGCCCGCACAGGTAGCGCAGCTCCGCGCCGGGTCCGGCGACGAACGCCGCGAACCCGCCGGCGGCCGTCTGCTCGCGGCAACGCGCGAGGCGTGCCTGCAGCTCCCCGGTCGTGGTCATGCGATCCAGAATCCCACACCGCCCCATGTGACAGGCTAGGCGGCATGACCACGATGCTGCTGGACTCCGCGAGCCTGTACTACCGCGCCTTCTACGGCGTCCCGGCGACGCTCGCGGCCCCCGACGGCACCCCGAACAACGCGTTGCGCGGCTTCCTGGACATGATCGCGCGGCTGCTCGACAGCTACCGCCCGACGGGCCTGGTCGCCTGCCTCGACAACGACTGGCGCCCGCAGTTCCGCACCGACGCGATCCCGGGCTACAAGGCCCACCGCGTCGGCGACGAGCTGACCGGTGCCGAGGACACCCCGGACGACCTGGCGCCGCAGGTACCGGCGATCCTGGAGACCCTCGCGGCGCTCGGCATCTGCGCGGTCGGCGTCGACGGTACCGAGGCCGACGACGTCATCGGGACCATCGCGGCGACCGGAGGCCCGTACGACGTCGTCACCGGCGACCGCGACCTGTTCCAGGTCATCGACGACGCCCGCGGCGTACGCGTGCTCTACACCGCGCGGGGCATCTCCAACATCGAGGTCGTCGACGACACGGCGCTGCTGGCGAAGTACGGCGTACGGGCCGCCCAGTACGCCGACTTCGCCACGCTGCGCGGCGACACCTCGGACGGGTTGCCCGGCGTGCGGGGGATCGGCGAGAAGAGCGCTGCGGCGTTGCTGGCCCACTACGGCGACATCGAGGCGTTGCGCCGGGCCGCCGTGTCGGGCGAGCCCGGCCCGATGAAGCCCGCGCAGCGCGGCAACCTGGTGGCGGCCGCCGACTACCTGGACGCCGCGCGCGCCGTCGTCGCGGTGCGGCGCGACCTCGACGTGCGGTTCGACCCCACGATCCCGGCGCGGCCGGCGGACGACGAGGTCCTCGCCGAGCTGGCGGCCCGATGGGCCATCGGGTCGTCCATCAAGCGGGTCACCGACGCGCTGGCCGCGACGACCGACCGCCGGTGACCAGCGGGCGGCGGGTCAGTCCTGGCGCGCCCAGGTGTAGGCGCCGTCGTTGTCGGTGATCTGGATCTTGATCGAGGTGCTCTCGCCGTCGGCCTTCGCCGAGCAGGTGTAGGACTTGCCCTTCTCGACGACGAGGTCGTCGTTGCAGGTGAGGTCGGTCAGCTGCTGGTCGTACTCGGACTTGAACTGGCTGCCGACATCACTGGCGACGGCGTCCTGGTCGAGCACCTTCTTGGCGAGCGGACCGAGGGCGAGCCAGGTGCCCAGACCGACGAGCAGGATCACCACGCCGGCCACGATGCCGGCGATGAGGCCCTTGTTGCTCTTCTTCGCCGGCGGGACGCTCCCCCACGGCTGGCCGCCCTGCGGGCCGTACGCCGGAGCGACGCCGTACGACTGATTCGGGTCGTAGCCCTGCTGGCCGTAGGGGTCCTGGCCGTACGCGGGCTGCTGCCCGTACGCCGGCTGCTGGCCGTAGCCCTGCTCGTAGCCGCCCTGGGGCTGGCCGTACTGGTCGTGCCCGTACTGCTGCTGGTTCGGGTCGTAGCCGGGCTGCTGCCCGTAGACCGAGGTGTGCTGGCTGTCGGCCGCCGGGTAGCCGCCGGTCTGCGGGGCCGGCTGACCGCCGGTGGACGGGTACTGCTGGCCGTAGCCCTGCTCGTAGCCGCCCTGCGGCTGGCCGTACTGGTCGTGCCCGTACTGCTGCGCGCCGTACTGCGAGGACCCGTACTGCTGCGAGGACGTCGGATCGCTGTAGGACTGCTCGCCCTGGCCGTAGCCGGCGGGCTGCCCCCACTGCTGGCCGGGCTGGCCGTAGGAGTCCTGCGATGGCACGCCGCCGGTCTGCGGGTTCTGGGACGGGTCGTTGCTCCGGGTGCCGTCGCCATTCGGCGGGTAGGTCATCGTCTGCCTCTTGTTCGTCTCGGTGCTGTCGGCGGCGGGGGTGCCGACGCGATGGGCTCAACATTACCGGTAGCCAGGTGCGCATCTGCGCTGGACGCAGCCGGAAAATAGGTGGTGGTGCGGCATAGCCCCCTAAGACCGCACCACCGCCGGCTAGGACGGCGCAGCGCCCCGGCCGGTTTCATTCCTCCTCGATCTCGTCGTCCTGCTCGGCATTCCAGGTGCCCTCCTCGAGGGGCCGCAGCGGATCGGCGAGCACCCCGCGGCGCATGGCCGAGGCCGCCGCGGCCGCGGTCCGCGGCACGTCTCCGGCGAGGGCCGGGTCGAGCCGGGCCACCTGCTCCAGCACGTCGAGCACCTGACGGCACCAGCGGACGAAGTCCCCCGGCGAGATCTCGAAGCCGGCGCGGGCCAGGTTCGAGAGCACCACGGCGAGCGAGTCACCGCTGGCCCACCGGTACGCAGCGAGCGCGAAGCCCGCGTCCGGGCGGCGCACCCGCGGCGCGTCGAGGCGGGCGGCCTGCTCGTCGAGCGTCCCCCACACGGCGAGCATGGCGCCCAGGGCGGCCCGCACCCGCTTCGACCCCACCGGGACGGTCGCGGTGTCGAAGACCTCGCCGGCGCGCGGCTCGTAGAGGGTCGCCGAGACGACGGCGGCGAGGTCCGCGGGCGCGAGCTCGCCCCACAGGCCGTCGCGGAGGCAGTGCGCGATCAGCAGGTCCGACTCGCTCCACAGCCGCGCCAGCAGGCGGCCGGGGGCCGTCACGGTGTCGTCCGCCCCGAGGTAGCCGAGGTCGGTGAGCAGCACGCAGATGCGGTCGAACGTACGCCCGAGGGACGCCGTGCGCCGGTCGAGCCTGCTGGCGAGCCGGTCGCTGTCCCGCCACGCGCGCCGCGACTCCTCGAGGTCACGGACGTGCTGCTCGCGGTCGGGGCAGGAGTGCACCGGGTGCTCGCGCAGGCGGCTGCGCAGCTCGGCGAGCTCCGCGTCGTCGACGGCGGTCCCACGGCGCCGCTCGGGACGCGGCAGGTCGCGGGCCATCCGAGCCAGGTTCGCCGCCAGGTCGCGGCGCGCCTGCGCCGAGCGGTGGTTGAACGACTTGTTCACCTTCATCCGACCGATGGGCTCGATGCGGTCGTGGAACGCCGCGGTCTCGATGCGGCCGGCCCACCGGTCCTCGGTGAGCGCGACGAGCCGCGGCTGCGGGGCGCCGGCCAGCTCGAGGACCACGGCGACACCGCGGTGCCGCCCGCTCGGGATGTCGATGATGTCGCCGCGGCGCAGCCGCCGGAGTGAGGAGTCGACGTCCGCCCGGCGCGCTGCCTTGCGCTCCTTCGTCGCGCCGCGCTCGAGGTCGCTGATCGCCAGGCGGAGGTCGGCGTACTCGCGGACGTCGCCGCGGTCGCAGTGCACCTCCGCCTGCCGTGAGCGTGCCTCCTGCTGCGCCTGCTCGCGGCGCTGCGCGAGGCCGACCGACGCGCGGTCGACCTGGTACTGCGCGAACGAGCGATCCAGCAGCGCCTTGCTCTCACGACGTCCGAGCTGCCCGACGAGGTTGACGGCCATGTTGTACGACGGGCGGAACGAGCTGTTCAGGGGGAAGGTGCGGGTGGTGGCCAGGCTGGCTACCTCGGCCGGGGTGATGTCGGGGCTCCACAGCGTCACCGCGTGCCCCTCGACGTCGATACCGCGGCGCCCGGCCCGGCCGGTGAGCTGGGTGTACTCCCCCGGCGTCAGCCGCACGTGGCTCTCGCCGTTGTACTTCACCAGCCGTTCCAGCACGACGCTGCGGGCCGGCATGTTGATGCCCAGCGCGAGCGTCTCGGTGGCGAAGACCACCCTGCACAGACCGCGCACGAACAAGTCCTCGACGGTCTCCTTGAACGCCGGGATCAGCCCGGCGTGGTGCGCCGCGTAGCCGTGCTCGAGCGCGTCGAGCCATTCCCAGAAGCCGAGGACCTCGAGGTCGGCCTCCGTCAGCTCGCTGGTGTGCCGCATCGCCGTGCGCCGCACCTCCTCGCGTTCACGGTCGTCGAGCAGCCGGACGCCGGAGCGCCGGCACTGCTCCAGGGCGGCGTCGCACCCCACCCGGCTGAAGATGAAGTAGATCGCCGGCAGCAGCCCCTGCCGGTCGAGCTTCTCGACCACGTCGGTGCGTCGCTGGAGGCGCCAGCCGCCGCCGCGCGGGCCGCGGGGGCCGCCGCGGCCCGCGCCGCTGCCGATCCGCTGCGCCTGCTGGCGGCTGGCCCGCTCGAGGTCCGGGTTCACCAGCCGCTTGCGGGAGTTCTCGGCGAGCAGGTCGTAGAGCCGGTTGCCGAGCATCATGTGCTGCCACAGCGGCACCGGGCGGTCCTCGGTGACGACGATGTCGGTGTTGCCGCGGACGGTGTGCAGCCAGGCGCCGAACTCCTCCGCGTTGCTGACCGTCGCCGACAGCGAGGCGAGCTGCACCCGCTCGGGCAGGTGGATGATCACCTCCTCCCAGACCGCGCCGCGGAACCGGTCGGCGAGATAGTGCACCTCGTCCATCACCACGAAGCCGAGCCGGTCGACCGTGTCGCTCCCGACGTACAGCATGTTGCGCAGCACCTCGGTGGTCATGACGAGCACCGGCGCGTGCGGGTTGATCGAGTTGTCGCCGGTCAGCAGGCCCACCTTCGCGCTGCCGTAGCGGCGGGTCAGCTCGGCGTACTTCTGGTTGGACAGCGCCTTGATCGGCGCGGTGTAGGCGCAGCCCTGCCCGCGGGCCAGCGCGAGGTGGACCGCGAACTCGCCCACCACGGTCTTCCCGGCGCCGGTCGGGGCGCAGACCAGCACCCCGTGCCCGTCCTCGAGCGACTGGCAGGCCATCAGCTGGAACTCGTCGAGCTCGAACGGCAGCAGCGCGGTGAACTCGACGAGGCGCGGATAGCGGCTGCGGTGGGCGGCTCGCGAATAGGCCGCAGCGGGGCTGTCCATGAGCCGAGCCTACCGAGGCGGTCAGTCCTCCGAGCGGTCCAGGCGCGACGGGCCCGGCACCGGCTCCGGTGGAGCGACCTCGTCGGGGTCCTCGCCGAGCGCGGACGGCGAGGTGTCGAGCGGCGACGGCGCGTCGTCGGACAGGTCGCCGTACCCGCTCTGCGCCTCGCGTGCGGCGACCCGCGCGTCGTGCACGCGGGCGAACTGGATCGCTCCCTCGAACAGCAGCACCATCGGCAACGCCATCGCCAGCATGGAGAAGGGATCCTGGGTCGGCGTGATGACCGCCGCGAACACGAACGTCAGGAACATCAGCCAGCGGCGCGAGCGGCTCAGCAGTCCGTAGTGCAGCACCCCGACGAGGTTGAGCATCACGATCAGCAGCGGGAGCTCGAAGCTCACGCCGAACACGAAGATGATCATGACGACGAAGTTCAGGTACTCGGGCGCGGTCAGCGCCGCCGAGACGCCGTCACCGGCGAGGGTCAGCAGGACCTGCAGGCCGGCCTTGAGGGTGAACCAGGCGCAGACCGTGCCGAGCGCGAACAGCACGCTGGACGCCGAGACGAACGAGATGGCCCAGCGGCGCTCGTTCTTGTGCAGCCCCGGCGTGACGAACGCCCAGAGCTGGTAGAGCCAGAACGGCGCGGAGATGATCGCTCCGGCCAGCAGCGCGACCTTCAGGCGCAGCAGCAGACCCCCGGCGGGGTCGAGGAACAGCAGCGTGCAGCCCTGTCCGTCCTTGGTCCAGCGCAGGTCGGACGGCAGCGCGCAGTACGGCTCCTTCAGGAAGCTGAGCAGGCCGTGGTCGTACCAGATGAACCCGATCACCGCGCCGAGGACCACGGCGATGAGCGCCTTGAAGATACGCGAGCGCAGCTCGGTGAGGTGCTCGATGACCGACATCGAGCCGTCGTCGGTCTTGGGCGGCTTGGTCGACTTGGACCGACGCGCCGGAAGATGAACCGCCACGGTGCGGAGCGGTCGCTAGGAGGCCGACGTGGGCGGCGTCTGGTTCGGACGCGGGGTGGGCTGGGCGCTGCCGGGGGCCGGCGGCACCTGGTTCACCGGCCGAGCCGGGGGCTCGATCGGAGCGCGCACCGTCTGCGCCTCCGCCCGAGTGGCGACGTCGTCGTCCTTCATGCCCTGCATCTCACCCTTGAAGATGCGCAGCGAGCGACCGACCGCGCGGGTCGCGTCGGGAAGCTTCTTGTATCCGAAGAGAGCGAAGATCAGGATCGCGATGATCGCAATCTCCATGGGGCCGAGGTTCATGGCAATCCTTCAGGTCTCGAGGGCTCGGCGTCCAGTGTAGGCGCCGGGCGGCCCGGTGGAGGCTAGCCCCGATCACGCACAGTGTGTTCTTCGCCCACGCTCAACCTGCGCACGGGCGCCGGCCGGATCGAGGGCACCTGCACGTCGGCGAGGGTGCGCACCACGCCGAGGGCGGGAGCGGTCTGCCGCTCGGCAGCGGTGACGGCGGCCTCGAACCGGGCCACGCGACCGCGCAGGTCGAACACCAGCACGCCCACCAGGCCGAGGGCGAGCACCAGGACGCCGACGCAGATCCACAACACCATGGCGGCCAGTCTAGGACGCCGCGCCGCGGTACCGCTCCAGCGCGGCCCGGCTGCGCGCGGCGACCCGCGCGGCCGCATCGGCGACCGCGGGGTCGGAGTACGACGCGAGGCCGTCGGGGCCGAGCTGGGTGACCAGCCGGTCGAGGGTCTCGGGGCTGATCAGCAACCGGACCTCGGCCCCGCCGTCCGGGCGGTCGCGCACCGACTCGGTGTCGTAGTACTCGGTGACCCAGCGCCCGGCCCGCGTCAGCTCGAGGGTGACCTCGACGTCTCCCTCGCTCGGCGTGTACACGCCCTCGGAGAGGTCGCGCTCGGGCGCCTCGTGGCGCTGCAGCGGCTCGTCGAGGGCCGCCAGGTCGCCGATGCGGTCCAGGCGGAACGTGCGGACCGCCTCGGCGCGCCGGCACCACGCCTCGAGGTAGTCGACGCCGTCCACCCGGAACAGCCGGATCGGGTCGACGACGCGGCTGCCGACCTCGTCGCGGGACGCCGTCCAGTAGTCGATCCGCACGGCGCGCTCGGCACCCAATGCCGCGCGCAGCAGCTCCGCGGACTCCGAGGCCGGCTCGGCCTCCACCGTGACCGGGGAGGCGACCCGCGAGCCGACGGCGCCCTCGAGCTTGGCCAGGGCGCTGAGGATCGCGTCGTGGCTGACCGTGCCGGGGCTCTGCGCGAGGGCGCGCAGCGCGATCACCAGCGAGCTGGCCTCCGCCGCGGTGAGCTGCAGGGGGCGCACCATCCCGGCGTTCTCGGTGATCGAGACGCGATCGCCGTCGTACACCACCTCGATCAAGTCGCCCATCCCCTGCCCGGGCAGGCCGCAGTACGACAGCGTATCGAGGTCGCGGCGGATCTGCGCCGGCGTGGTGCCCAGCTCGCTCGCGAGGTCGCCCAGCGGCGTGCCCGGGTGCGTCAGCAGGAACGGCACCAGCAGGCTCATCCGGCGCAGCTGCTCGCGCTGGTTGCCTATCCCGCCCATCACGCCACCGTCCCGTCGCCCATCGCGGCCAGCTGCTCGAGCCGGCGGACGACGGCCGCGCGCGCCTCGGGCGGCGACAGCACCTCCACCTGGTCGGCGTACGGCGTGACGATCCCGGCCAGCGACCACACGTCGCGTGCGGAGATCGCGATCCGGTCGGCGTCGGCCGGCTGCTCGACGCCGCGAGCCAGCCGCCGCAGACCCGGCGCGTCGGTGCCGTGCAGCGCGATGACCGCGCGCAGCGGCTGGCTGAACTCGGGGCCGCCGACGGCCGCCGACAGCCGCAGGTCCGCCGGGCGCTCGAACGCCCCGTCGGGGCCGTCCGCCGCGACGTCCCCGACGATCCTGGACAGCCGGAACACCCGCTGCTCGCCGCGGTCGACATCGTGCCCCACGACGTACCACCGGGCCTTCCACGAGACCAGGCCCCACGGCTGCACGTGCCGGCGCGAGACCGGCGGGTCGCTGGTGCGCGAGCGGTAGTCGAAGCGGACCTCGCGGCGGTCGGTCGCGGCCTCCAGCAGCACGTCGAACGACGGGTCGGAGCCGCGCAGCTGCGGGTGCCACTGGCTGCCGGCCGGCGCCTCGATCGCCACGCCCCCGGCGCGCAGCTTCCGGACCGCGCCCTGCGTCTCGGACGCGAACTGGGCGCTTCGCCACCAGTCGGCGGCCAGCGCGACGGCGGTCGCCTCGGGCGGCGTCAGCGAGATGTCCGGGAGGGTGTTGTCGCGGCCCTTGATGCGGTAGCCCGGCACGGTGTCGGAGAAGGAGTTCGTGCCGGTCTCGATCACCACCCCGAGCTCGCGCAGGTCCTCCTTGTCGCGCTCGAACTTCCGCTCGAACGCCGCCTGGCCCTTGTCCGAGTAGTCCCGCCCGTACGCCACGACGGCACGGCGGATCCGCTCAGCCGTCAGGAACTGCCGCGTGGACATGAGGCAGATAAGCAGGTTGAGCAGGCGTTCGTTCTTCGCGCTCGACACGTAGCCCACCCTATCGGCCGCGCGGAGCGGCGGCGGCACGCCGAGCCGATAGGGTGTGGCGAATGCAGACCGGGGATGCTGAGCAGTCGTTGGTGCGGTGGCGCGAGGCGCGGGTCGACGGCCTCGGTAAGGCGTGGCGCGGCGCCCAGGAGCTCCGGCTGACCGTGCGCGGCCGGCACGGCGAGCCGGACAGCCAGGCACGCGGTCTGGCCTACCCAGCGCTCGTCGGCCACCCCGCGGAGGGCGACCGCGTGCTGGTGAACACCACCGCGCTCGCGATGGGCCTCGGCACCGGCGGGTACGCCGTCGTCATCGCCAACCTCGACCGGCTGCCGGCCGACCGGGAGGGTCCCGGCCACCTGGTGAAGATGCGCTACAGCCCGCTGCAGGCCACCGTGCTCGGCGTGGACGAGCAGGACTCCCCCCATCACGCGGCGATCGCCGCTCGCGAGTCGGTCGAGGGGATGCCGGTGGTCGTGGCGGACCTGCACTCGGCGCTGCCGGCGATCGTCGCCGGCGTGCACGCCGACCGTCCGGCCGCCCGGATCGCCTACGTGTGGAGCGACGGCGGCGCGCTCCCCGCCTGGTTCTCGCGCACCGTCGCCGACCTCGGCGACCGGCTGTGCGGCACGGTCACCGTGGGCCAGGCGGTCGGCGGCGATCTGGAGGCGGTCACCGTGCACAGCGGTCTGATCGCGGCCCGCGAGGTGCTCCGCGCCGATCTGGCGATCGTCGCGCAGGGTCCCGGGAACCTCGGGACGGGGACGCCGTGGGGCTTCTCCGGCGTGGCCGCCGGTGAGGCGCTGAACGCGGCCGACGCGGTCGGTGGCCGGCCGGTCGCGGCGCTGCGGGTCTCCGACGCGGACCCCCGCGGACGGCACGTCGGCGTCTCGCACCACTCCACGACCGCGTTCTTCAAGGTCGGGCTCGTCGCCTGCGACGTCCCGCTGCCCGAGGCCCTGCCGGAGGCGCTGCAGCGTGCCGTGGACGACGACCTGAGCGGGCTGCCGCCGCGCGCCGTCCGGCATCGCGTCGCGATCGACGGGCTCGACGACGCGCTGCGTGCGCTGCCGGTACGGCTCTCGACGATGGGCCGTGGGCTGGACGAGGATTACGCCTACTTCCTGGTCAACGCCGCGGCAGGCCGCTTCGCGGCCGGGCTGCTGGACTAGGCGCTCGCTCAGAGCGGCCGGGGTGCGGCCTGGCGCATCGTCTCGATGAGCCGGTCGACCCGCTCGTCGACGCTCTTGAACGGGTCGCGGCACAGGATGGTGCGGGCCGCCTGGTCGTTGAGCTTGAGGTGCACCCAGTCGACGGTGAAGTCGCGCCGCAGCTCCTGGGCCGCCCGGACGAACTCGCCGCGCAGCCGGGCGCGGGTGGTCTGCGGCGGGATGTCCTGCGCGGCGTCCACCTCCTCGTCGGTGCTGACGCGCTCGGCCAGCCCCTTGGCCTCGAGCACCGGGAACAGCCCGCGGCCGCGCTTGATGTCGTGGTAGGCCAGGTCCAGCTGCAGGACGCGGGGGTCGTCCAGGTCCAGCCCGTGCCGCGCGCAGTAGCGGTCGACGAGGGCCTTCTTGATGGCCCAGTCGATGCTGCGGCTGATCGACGAGTGGTCCTTGGACTCGATCGCCTCGAGGGTGCGCCGCCACAGCCGGACCGCCGTGCGGTGCTCGGGATCGACGTCGTGCTCGGCGCAGTACCGCTCGGCGCGCTCGAGGTAGCCGCGCTGGATCTCCAGCGCGGTGCTCGTGCGGCCGTTCGCGAGCCGGATCGGCGCCGTGCCGTCGAGGTCCTTCGAGATGTCGCGGATGGCGCGGATCGGGTTGTCGATGGCCACGTCGGGGAAGCCGACGCCGTCCTCGATCATCCGCAGCACCAGATCACACGACGCCACCTTCAGCAGCGTGGTCGTCTCGCTGCAGTTGGAGTCGCCGACGATCACATGCAGCCGCCGGTACTTCTCGGCGTCCGCGTGCGGCTCGTCGCGGGTGTTGATGATCGGGCGGGAGCGGGTGGTGGCGCTGGAGACGCCTTCCCACACGTGCTCGGCGCGCTGGCTGAAGGCGTAGATCGTGCCCTTGGCGGTCTGCAGCACCTTGCCGGCGCCGCAGATGATCTGCCGGGTCAGCAGGAACGGCACCAGGGTCTCGGTGATCTTCGACAGCTCGCGGCCGCGGGTCACCAGGTAGTTCTCGTGGCACCCGTAGGCGTTGCCGGCCGAGTCGGTGTTGTTCTTGAACAGGTAGATCTGGCCCTCGATGCCCTCGGCGGCGAGCTTCTGCTCGGCCTCGCGCATGAGGCCCTCGAGGATCCGTTCGCCGGCCCGGTCGTGCACCACCAGGTCGTGTACGTTGTCGCACTCGGCGGTCGCGTACTCGGGGTGCGAGCCGACGTCGAGGTACAGCCGCGAGCCGTTGGCCAGGAACACGTTCGAGGACCGGCCCCAGGCCACCACGCGGCGGAACAGGTAGCGCGCCACCTCGTCCGGAGACAGCCGGCGCTGGCCCTGGAAGGTGAAGGTGACGCCGTACTCGGTCTCGATGCCGAAGATCCGCCGCGGGAGGCTGGTCACTCGGCGCCCGCCTGCGTGCTGCCGAGGATCTCGTCGACCTGCGCCGCGGTCAGCCGGCGGAACGCGCGGCCGGGCCGCCCGCGCTCGAGGATGGCGATCTCGAGGTTGGTCGAGGGGATGCCGCGGGGCTGCCCGTCGGCGCCGCTGGAGAGCGCCTCGACGGCGACCCGGATGGCGGCCTCGGGCTCGAGGCCGTCGGCGTACTTCTCCCGCAGCGCGGCGCTGACCGCGTCCGACTGCCCACCCATCACCACGAACCCGGGCTCGTCGACGACGGACCCGTCGAAGGTGAGGCGGTAGAGCTGGTCCTGCCCGGGCGCGTCGCCGACCTCGGCCACGCAGATCTCGACCTCGAACGGCTTGAGCTGCTCGCTGAAGATGCTGCCGAGGGTCTGCGCATAGGCGTTGGCCAGCCCGCGGCCGGTCACGTCGCGCCGGTCGTAGGCGTAGCCGCGGGTGTCGGCGTACCGGATCCCGGCCTGGCGCAGGTTCTCGAACTCGTTGTAGCGGCCCACGGCGGCGAAGCCGATCCGGTCGTAGATCTCGCCGACCTTGTGCAGCGTGGACGACGGGTTCTCGGCGATGAGCACCACCCCGCCGGTCGCGGACAGGACGGCGACGGAGCGGCCCCGCGCGATGCCCTTGCGGGCGTACTCGGTCTTGTCCCGCATGATCTGCTCGGCACTGGCGTACATCGGCATGCTCATAGTGGCTGCGCGCTCCTTAGCTGCGTGAGTCGGCTGCGGCGGGCAGCGGTAGGTACATCGGCATGCTCATCGCGGCTACCTCCCCGATCCCTGTGGTGTGTGGCTGGAGACCGAGCGGTCGCGGCGCAGGCGGCCGGTGCGCGCGGCGAGGATGTCGTCGCAGATCGCCTCGATCTCGGGATCCGAGACCCGGCGGACGCCGTCGGCGTTGATCACCATGCAGATCGGGAACAGCCCGCGGGTGAGGTCGGGGCCGCCGGTGGCGGTGTCGTCGTCCGCGGCGTCGTAGAGCGATTCGACGAGCGCGTGCACCACGCCGGCCTCGTCGAGGTCCTTGTCCCAGAGCTTCTTCAGGGCACTCTTGGCGAACATCGACCCCGAGCCGATGGCGTGGAAGAGCTGCTCCTCGTAGCAGCCGCCGGTCACGTCGTAGCTGAAGATGCGGCCGGCGTCCGCGGGCTGGCGGTGCTGGTCGAACCCGACGTAGAGCGGGAGGACGGCCAGGCCCTGCAGCGCGATGGACAGGTTGCCCTTCAGCATCGCGGCCAGCCGGTTGGCCTTGCCGTCGAGGGAGAGCGTCGCTCCCTCGATCTTCTCGTAGTGCTCGAGCTCGATCTGGAACAGCCGGACCATGTCGAGGGCGATACCGGCCGCGCCGGCGATCCCGATCGCGCTGTGCGCGTCGGCCGAGTAGACCTTCTCGATGTCGCGCTGCGCCACGAGATTGCCCATCGTCGCCCGGCGGTCACCACCGATGACGACGCCGCCCTCGTAGGTGGCGGCGACGATGGTCGTGCCGTGCGGGGCGTCGATCCCGACCGTGCCCGGGGGCAGCGGACGTCGTCCGGGCAGCAGGTCGGGCTGGGTGCGCCCGAGCAGCTCGGTGAACGAGGAGCCGCCTTCGTTCAGGTACGGCGCGGGCAGGCCGCCGTGCAGGTTGTCGCGGGGCACGGGGCTACTGTCCGCCCTTCTGCACGAACTGCTTGACGAACTCCTCGGCGTTGGACTCCAGGACGCCGTCGATCTCGTCGAGGATGGAGTCGAGGTCGTCGGACATCTGCTGGTGCGCCTGCGCGGCGCCGGGGGCCGGGGC contains:
- a CDS encoding helix-turn-helix transcriptional regulator; this translates as MGGIGNQREQLRRMSLLVPFLLTHPGTPLGDLASELGTTPAQIRRDLDTLSYCGLPGQGMGDLIEVVYDGDRVSITENAGMVRPLQLTAAEASSLVIALRALAQSPGTVSHDAILSALAKLEGAVGSRVASPVTVEAEPASESAELLRAALGAERAVRIDYWTASRDEVGSRVVDPIRLFRVDGVDYLEAWCRRAEAVRTFRLDRIGDLAALDEPLQRHEAPERDLSEGVYTPSEGDVEVTLELTRAGRWVTEYYDTESVRDRPDGGAEVRLLISPETLDRLVTQLGPDGLASYSDPAVADAAARVAARSRAALERYRGAAS
- the prcA gene encoding proteasome subunit alpha; amino-acid sequence: MSMPMYASAEQIMRDKTEYARKGIARGRSVAVLSATGGVVLIAENPSSTLHKVGEIYDRIGFAAVGRYNEFENLRQAGIRYADTRGYAYDRRDVTGRGLANAYAQTLGSIFSEQLKPFEVEICVAEVGDAPGQDQLYRLTFDGSVVDEPGFVVMGGQSDAVSAALREKYADGLEPEAAIRVAVEALSSGADGQPRGIPSTNLEIAILERGRPGRAFRRLTAAQVDEILGSTQAGAE
- a CDS encoding ubiquitin-like protein Pup, which produces MAQENVERQRPGGDGEPDDAAAPAPGAAQAHQQMSDDLDSILDEIDGVLESNAEEFVKQFVQKGGQ
- the pafA gene encoding Pup--protein ligase; its protein translation is MTSLPRRIFGIETEYGVTFTFQGQRRLSPDEVARYLFRRVVAWGRSSNVFLANGSRLYLDVGSHPEYATAECDNVHDLVVHDRAGERILEGLMREAEQKLAAEGIEGQIYLFKNNTDSAGNAYGCHENYLVTRGRELSKITETLVPFLLTRQIICGAGKVLQTAKGTIYAFSQRAEHVWEGVSSATTRSRPIINTRDEPHADAEKYRRLHVIVGDSNCSETTTLLKVASCDLVLRMIEDGVGFPDVAIDNPIRAIRDISKDLDGTAPIRLANGRTSTALEIQRGYLERAERYCAEHDVDPEHRTAVRLWRRTLEAIESKDHSSISRSIDWAIKKALVDRYCARHGLDLDDPRVLQLDLAYHDIKRGRGLFPVLEAKGLAERVSTDEEVDAAQDIPPQTTRARLRGEFVRAAQELRRDFTVDWVHLKLNDQAARTILCRDPFKSVDERVDRLIETMRQAAPRPL
- a CDS encoding DUF3866 family protein; the encoded protein is MQTGDAEQSLVRWREARVDGLGKAWRGAQELRLTVRGRHGEPDSQARGLAYPALVGHPAEGDRVLVNTTALAMGLGTGGYAVVIANLDRLPADREGPGHLVKMRYSPLQATVLGVDEQDSPHHAAIAARESVEGMPVVVADLHSALPAIVAGVHADRPAARIAYVWSDGGALPAWFSRTVADLGDRLCGTVTVGQAVGGDLEAVTVHSGLIAAREVLRADLAIVAQGPGNLGTGTPWGFSGVAAGEALNAADAVGGRPVAALRVSDADPRGRHVGVSHHSTTAFFKVGLVACDVPLPEALPEALQRAVDDDLSGLPPRAVRHRVAIDGLDDALRALPVRLSTMGRGLDEDYAYFLVNAAAGRFAAGLLD
- the prcB gene encoding proteasome subunit beta, whose protein sequence is MPRDNLHGGLPAPYLNEGGSSFTELLGRTQPDLLPGRRPLPPGTVGIDAPHGTTIVAATYEGGVVIGGDRRATMGNLVAQRDIEKVYSADAHSAIGIAGAAGIALDMVRLFQIELEHYEKIEGATLSLDGKANRLAAMLKGNLSIALQGLAVLPLYVGFDQHRQPADAGRIFSYDVTGGCYEEQLFHAIGSGSMFAKSALKKLWDKDLDEAGVVHALVESLYDAADDDTATGGPDLTRGLFPICMVINADGVRRVSDPEIEAICDDILAARTGRLRRDRSVSSHTPQGSGR
- a CDS encoding helix-turn-helix transcriptional regulator, translated to MSSAKNERLLNLLICLMSTRQFLTAERIRRAVVAYGRDYSDKGQAAFERKFERDKEDLRELGVVIETGTNSFSDTVPGYRIKGRDNTLPDISLTPPEATAVALAADWWRSAQFASETQGAVRKLRAGGVAIEAPAGSQWHPQLRGSDPSFDVLLEAATDRREVRFDYRSRTSDPPVSRRHVQPWGLVSWKARWYVVGHDVDRGEQRVFRLSRIVGDVAADGPDGAFERPADLRLSAAVGGPEFSQPLRAVIALHGTDAPGLRRLARGVEQPADADRIAISARDVWSLAGIVTPYADQVEVLSPPEARAAVVRRLEQLAAMGDGTVA